One genomic window of Acidobacteriota bacterium includes the following:
- a CDS encoding choice-of-anchor D domain-containing protein, whose amino-acid sequence MRFSFQGRSLPVSVLSLAVLLLACLALLFPNWFAPAQVTAQGVGKRGLGFTPAAQGSGFIISEQNGQRICQQATPAQAQQMRRAVDTVERKVIYAGRARASTAEQEQIGLRITLRASAQLDNFPDAKAAFIRAAQNWEAQILSPISIVLDVDFGPTFFGENYPNANIIGQTASQTIGSRTGYPNIKTALLAGASSSAETALYNALPTGQLPTDQGALAAVFADASVFRALGLISATANPDTEQQNLGSPPQIGFNSAFPFDFDPSNGINPNQIDFDATATHEIGHALGFGSNVGDKELDSTIAASVTVLDIFRFRPGINLASFSSAQRILASGGTQVFFGDGGVELGFSTGRADSTGGDRNQASHWKANELTGVYIGVMDPTAARGERDQITQNDLNAFDTIGYRVRSAQQQIDVTPATVDFGDVALNASADRTLSVLNTGAQTLQVTGLTLNNAQFKLTSSATTFTIAPNAQQNVVLRFTPTANGAQTGTLTLASNDPNRPTLSVSLNGFGGVQPLVALTSSTAQTGTIAAPPTANDCRIDPTQYTIQVPVNATQLRVTLSGNQDVDLYARFGQRVAGVSPNFTGDHVSDSPNNSEAITVTPSSVPVLRAGTYFIGVANCGPGTASYTVTATVTGGSTALATVSAASFSGAELTADSIASAFGQNLATANASATTNPLPSTLAGSTLKVRDSAGTERAASLFFVSSGQINFLVPTGTATGAATLTVTNSNGATAVGTINIAAVAPGLFAANANGQGVAAAVALRVHADGSQSFEAVARFDTTTSRFVSVPIDLGAASDQVFAVLFGTGIRNRSSLNAATALVGGVATQVQFAGAQGGQVGLDQVNVLLPRSLAGRSEVDVVLSFDGKTANTVRVNIK is encoded by the coding sequence ATGCGGTTTTCTTTTCAAGGCCGGAGCCTGCCGGTCAGTGTGCTTTCGCTGGCGGTGTTGCTGCTGGCCTGCCTGGCGTTGCTGTTCCCAAACTGGTTTGCGCCCGCGCAAGTGACAGCGCAAGGCGTCGGTAAACGCGGCCTGGGATTCACGCCGGCGGCACAGGGCAGCGGCTTCATTATCAGTGAACAAAACGGTCAGCGCATTTGTCAGCAAGCGACGCCAGCACAAGCACAGCAGATGCGCCGCGCCGTAGACACGGTTGAGCGGAAGGTGATTTATGCCGGACGCGCCCGCGCCAGCACGGCGGAGCAGGAGCAAATCGGCTTGCGCATCACGTTGCGCGCGAGCGCCCAACTCGATAATTTTCCGGACGCCAAAGCCGCCTTTATTCGCGCGGCCCAAAACTGGGAGGCGCAGATTCTCTCGCCGATTTCCATTGTTCTCGACGTTGATTTCGGCCCCACTTTCTTCGGCGAAAATTATCCCAATGCCAACATCATCGGTCAGACGGCTTCACAGACTATCGGCAGCCGCACGGGTTACCCCAACATCAAAACAGCCTTGCTGGCGGGCGCTTCGAGTAGCGCCGAAACGGCGTTGTACAACGCCTTGCCGACCGGACAACTGCCGACCGATCAGGGCGCCTTAGCCGCAGTATTTGCGGATGCGTCGGTCTTTCGCGCGCTGGGTTTGATCAGTGCGACCGCCAACCCTGACACCGAACAGCAAAACTTAGGCAGCCCGCCACAGATTGGGTTCAATTCGGCTTTTCCTTTCGACTTCGATCCGAGCAATGGCATCAATCCCAACCAGATTGATTTTGACGCGACGGCCACGCACGAAATCGGTCACGCGCTCGGCTTCGGTTCGAATGTCGGCGACAAAGAACTGGATTCCACGATTGCGGCGAGCGTCACTGTGCTGGACATATTCCGCTTCCGTCCCGGCATCAACCTCGCGTCATTTTCCAGCGCCCAGCGCATTCTGGCTTCGGGCGGCACACAGGTTTTCTTTGGCGACGGCGGCGTCGAACTGGGCTTTTCGACGGGACGGGCTGACAGCACTGGCGGCGACCGGAATCAGGCCAGCCATTGGAAGGCGAATGAACTGACCGGCGTTTACATCGGCGTGATGGACCCGACCGCCGCGCGTGGCGAACGCGACCAGATCACGCAAAATGATTTGAATGCGTTCGACACCATCGGCTATCGCGTGCGCAGCGCGCAACAGCAAATTGACGTGACGCCCGCCACCGTTGATTTCGGCGACGTAGCCTTGAACGCGAGCGCTGACCGCACGCTGAGCGTCTTGAACACCGGTGCCCAAACGTTGCAAGTGACGGGGCTGACGCTCAACAACGCGCAATTCAAGCTGACTTCGTCCGCCACGACCTTCACCATTGCGCCCAATGCCCAACAAAATGTCGTCTTGCGCTTCACCCCAACGGCGAACGGCGCGCAAACCGGCACGCTCACGCTGGCCAGCAATGACCCGAATCGTCCCACGCTCAGCGTGTCATTGAACGGCTTTGGCGGCGTGCAACCGCTCGTCGCGCTGACTTCAAGCACGGCGCAAACCGGCACGATTGCCGCGCCGCCCACCGCCAACGACTGCCGCATTGACCCGACGCAGTACACGATTCAAGTCCCCGTCAATGCCACGCAACTGCGCGTGACGCTCTCTGGCAATCAGGACGTGGATTTGTATGCGCGCTTCGGGCAGCGCGTCGCGGGCGTTTCGCCGAACTTCACGGGCGATCACGTTTCCGATTCGCCCAACAACAGCGAAGCCATCACCGTCACGCCCAGCAGCGTGCCCGTCTTGCGCGCGGGCACCTATTTCATCGGCGTCGCCAATTGCGGCCCCGGCACGGCCAGCTACACCGTGACGGCCACGGTCACGGGCGGCAGCACGGCGCTCGCGACGGTTTCCGCCGCTAGCTTCAGCGGCGCCGAATTAACCGCCGATTCCATCGCCAGCGCCTTTGGTCAAAATCTAGCCACCGCGAATGCCAGTGCCACGACCAATCCGTTGCCGTCCACGCTGGCCGGCTCCACGTTAAAAGTGCGTGACAGCGCGGGCACCGAACGCGCGGCCTCGCTCTTTTTTGTCTCATCGGGGCAGATCAACTTCCTGGTTCCAACGGGCACGGCCACGGGCGCGGCCACCCTCACGGTGACGAACAGCAATGGCGCGACAGCGGTCGGCACGATCAATATCGCGGCGGTCGCGCCGGGCCTCTTTGCCGCGAACGCCAATGGACAAGGTGTGGCGGCAGCCGTAGCCTTGCGCGTGCACGCCGATGGCAGCCAGAGTTTCGAAGCCGTCGCACGGTTCGACACAACCACCAGCCGCTTCGTTTCCGTGCCGATAGATTTGGGCGCGGCCAGCGATCAGGTCTTTGCGGTCTTGTTCGGCACCGGCATCCGCAATCGCAGTTCGCTGAATGCCGCGACCGCGCTGGTTGGCGGCGTCGCGACGCAAGTGCAATTCGCCGGCGCGCAAGGCGGCCAGGTCGGTCTCGATCAAGTCAACGTGTTGTTGCCCCGCAGCCTGGCCGGACGCAGTGAAGTGGACGTGGTGCTGAGCTTTGACGGCAAGACAGCCAACACGGTGCGCGTGAACATCAAGTGA